In Hydractinia symbiolongicarpus strain clone_291-10 chromosome 13, HSymV2.1, whole genome shotgun sequence, a single genomic region encodes these proteins:
- the LOC130623329 gene encoding galaxin-like: protein MMDVLKFALLFLAIGFTSASLQCGGRTLTSMSPDTWMCCGGKPYHKSSNVFACCNKECYNAVSQLCCGGDIYTRVNANSACCNGKYFQRGNKGCCNGQILDLRTHDCCRHVKYSRDDETCCNGTVIQKDKTGKRTVCCGKKLYDPLTEKCCAEKVVEAVAGVHTKCCDSTPYDSQTKSCCNEKVIPRVGGKDKCCNGKMINSRHNICCGDHAQPRVYGKQNTGCCRVGEPVAPSTRYAEDIVGLMKANIHKRSHIGHFITFDKTKAMCCSGKLNRIKSGKSTGCCNRNAYDVRTEICCGVRIYKKIPGEQERCCAGRPYNRKTHICCHNALNALIPGGETHSFCCGRKMFDRRKQKCEKENKLISLECEKTVHAGKDATK, encoded by the exons ATGATGGATGTACTAAAATTCGCGCTCTTATTTTTGGCCATTGGTT tCACCAGTGCATCGCTGCAATGCGGAGGACGTACTTTAACTAGTATGTCGCCGGACACATGGATGTGTTGTGGAGGAAAGCCATACCATAAGAGTTCTAACGTGTTTGCGTGTTGTAATAAAGAGTGTTACAACGCAGTGTCACAGTTGTGTTGCGGTGGTGACATCTACACAAGAGTAAACGCAAATTCTGCTTGTTGTAATGGAAAG TACTTTCAACGAGGAAACAAAGGATGTTGTAATGGTCAAATTCTTGATCTGCGAACACACGACTGTTGCCGCCATGTTAAGTATAGCAGAGATGACGAAACATGTTGCAATGGCACAGTTATTCAAAAAGACAA AACTGGTAAACGTACAGTTTGttgtggaaaaaaattatacgaTCCCTTGACAGAGAAATGTTGCGCTGAGAAAGTTGTGGAAGCAGTTGCTGGAGTTCATACTAAGTGCTGCGATTCAACTCCGTATGATAGTCAAACCAAATCATGTTGTAACGAAAAG GTTATACCACGTGTTGGAGGAAAAGATAAATGTTGCAATGGCAAAATGATAAATTCACGACACAACATATGCTGTGGCGATCACGCACAACCGCGTGTGTATGGAAAACAAAACACTGGCTGCTGTCGCGTGGGAGAACCTGTTGCGCCATCCACGCGGTATGCAGAAGATATTGTAGGTTTGATGAAAGCGAATATCCACAAACGTTCTCATATTGGTCATTTTAtcacatttgacaaaacaaaggCGATGTGTTGTTCGGGAAAACTGAACAGAATAAAGTCAGGGAAAAGCACAGGATGTTGCAACAGGAACGCGTATGATGTGCGAACAGAGATTTGCTGCGGAGTTAGG atctacaaaaaaataccaGGCGAACAAGAACGATGTTGCGCTGGCAGACCATACAACAGAAAAACTCACATTTGTTGTCATAACGCTCTCAATGCTCTCATTCCCGGAGGTGAAACGCATTCGTTCTGCTGTGGCAGGAAGATGTTTGATCgtagaaaacagaaatgtgaGAAGGAGAACAAGTTAATCTCACTGGAGTGCGAGAAAACCGTTCATGCAGGAAAAGAcgcaacaaaataa